The following DNA comes from Streptomyces sp. Ag109_O5-10.
ACAACCAGATCCAAGACCTAACGAAGCACTACTAGTCACCACGATGATCACCAGGCCCGTGCCTGTCTGCTGCGCACCCCAACCGGGGTCACAACCCGACCAGCCGGACGACTCCGGAACTTACAACCACCCTGGGTGGGCAGGAAACAGCCGCAGGTAGGGTGTCTATTCCCGGAAGTGTCGTTTGCAGTCCTCGACGAAGCCGGAGAACTCGCGTAGCGCCCAGATGATCTCGATGTCGAGATATTCTCTCAGCGGGAGCGTTGCCATGAAGATTCGATCCAGCTCATCTGCGGATTCCGCATCGATCACGGCGATGACCCGCCGCTGGCCAGCCACTTTGTACATGTGGACGACATTTACCTTACCGCCGACCTCCTCTTGCTCTCTTACTTGATAATCCCACATTTCATCGAAGCTCATGCGACCCTCGATGTTCCAGCGCATCTGGACGTAGAAAAGCATGCCGCACACCCCGAGTCGTCGTCCGCATCGGCCTTTCCGTAAAGTCCGTCACACTCGTGTTGAAGATGCGACGCACCTTTTTCCGTCGTCACGTCACGAGCCGACTGGGTAACTCGACGCTATTCCTCTCCATCGCAACCGGCATCTTGGAAGCGCGTGCGCGCGGGCAGCGACTTGGGAGCCGTAGCGAGTCCGGGAGTCAGGGTGGTTGCAAGTTCCGGGGTCGTCCGGCTGGCCGGGTTGTGACCGGTTGGGGTGCGCAGCAAACAGACACGGGCTTGGTGATCATCGTGGTGATTAATTAGCACACCACTGAGGTGAGCCCCGCCCTCCCGGGCGGGCTCACCTCACGTCAGGAGAGGTGGCATCGTTTCGGCACGAGATGGGGAGTCGCACGCGCACGTGATTTTGCTGATGTACGTGACTTCGGGAGTCACGCACTCCTTCCAGCGGCTGCTGGCTGCGTGCCTGCTTGGGTCGGTCGCCCCGGGGGACGGGCCCGGGGAACGCGACGTCCTCAGGCCCTCCCCCCTTGGAGACCCCTGTGATGGCGGCCTCTGGTAGCAGGGCGGCGCGCACAGCACGGTGACGGTGCGGCTGTCGCTGACCGCTGTGGAGGGGATTGGTGGGTGGTGATCGCGAGGGTCTTGCTGGTTTCCCAGGGCACGGGGGCGGCCATGGCCTGGGGCCGTGAACGCCTGCCTGACAACCCCCCCCGCACCGCGCCAACCACCGCGCACAGATACCCGACTGGGTCGCCGACTCCCACGCCCTGGTCCACCCTGGCACCCCCGAGCACTGGGCCACCCACCTCGCCGAGCGCCACCGCATCCTGGCCCGCTCGCTCGCCGACCGCGGCCACACCCTGGCCAACTCCATGCCCGCCGGGGCACGCCCGCTCGGCAATCCGCCGCCGACCAGCGCCCCGCGCCGCCGCCACGCCTGGGCCACCACCGCAGCCCTCGTGGAACTGTGGCGCACCCGCCACGCCATCACCGGCACACCCGGACTGGGCCCGCGCCCCCGCCGACCCGAACGACGCAGCGGCCTGGGACGACCTCGACGCCTGGGTCCGCGCCCTGACCGCACGCCGCCGCCCCGTGCACCTCCCGCCACCCGACGCCCCCGCCTCCGTCATGATCGAAGCCGCTCTCAGCCACCTCGACGCGCCGCCACCCGCCGGCTCGCTGCCCGACCACCCGGCCCTGCGCGACCCCCTCGGCATCGCCCCGCAGTCCTACGGCACACCCGAGGCCCGCCTCCCCGGCGCGCCCTGGCTGCCGTACTCGCCGGCGAGCCCCTGCCCGAGCCCTGGATGGAGGAGATCACCGCCCCCGGCGAGGACGACGAGGACAGCGCGCCTTCACCCGGCTGCTGACCGCCATCGGCGACTACCGCCACCGCCACCACCGTGCCGGCCCCGACGTGCTCGGCCCGCGTCCGGTGGGCCTGGACGGCGAGGAATGGAACCACCTCACCGACGCCATGGACCTGTACACCCACGCCCGCGTCCGACGCCGCCTGGAACAGATTCGGGCCCGCACCACAGCCGAACGCGCCGGCCTACTGCCGCCCACCTCGCCACTGCACCCGCAACTCCCGGACGAAATACCCAGGCCCGGACCGGGCTCCCCGGGACGCTGAAAGCCAGTGCGTGGAGGTGGGCGGTGCGGCAGGTCAGCACCACCGGGGTCGGCTCCCCGATTGTGGGGCCGCTCCTACCCCTACCCATGGACCGTACGTATGGCGTACGTGCGTACATTTTCCGTACACATAGTGTTCGCAGGTGGCAGGGCGCTCAACCGGAGGGTGCTCTCTGCGGTGTCGAGCAGGTCGGGGGAGGCATCGGAGGGCCAGCCGTCTGTCGCTGCCGCCTGGTGGGCGGCGGCGTGCATGAAGGACAGGTAGATCTTGTAGCGGTGGGGCGACCAGTCCTGGTCTTCCAGACCCAGGCGGCGACCGCGCCGTCGGGGTCATGGCCCGTCTCCCGGCCGACCGCCTGGGCCAGGGAGCGCAGCCACCGGGCCGGGAGGTCCTCGGCGGCCAGGATCTTGTGGAGGGTGGTTGGTCCGCTGCCGCCGGGGGAGCCGCTCTTTCCCTTCCCCCACACGTAGGTGGCGACCAATGCCTCTCGGAGCGTCTCGCGCGCCAGCGTGTTGGCGACCATCGACGTCACCTGCGCCCGGCTGACCCGGGCGTCCCCGGTGAAGGAGTGGGGAGCCAGTGCCGAAGGCCAGGGGGTGATCCCCGGCTGTGACGCAGCTCCTGTCGCCCCCGGGGGAGGCCGCCGTACCGTTGTCCGCACCTCCCCGCCCGGGCGCGCAGTGCCCGCGACCGGATCACCCACACCGGAACACCCAGGACAGGCGGGCATACGCACAGGACGGTCCACCATGCCCACCGCGCTCTCGCCCGTCATCGCCGCCTCCGCACGCTGGCTGCTGGCGGCCTTCCCCCCGGCCACCGGCCCACTGAACCAGGCCCTGGCCGAAGCCCAGGCAGGCCATGCGGCCACCATCGCCGCCGCCCTGCGCTACCCCACCGCGCTGGACGCCGAACTGCTGGACCTGCTCGGCCCCGGCGGCTCCGGCCGGCTGGACTTCGTCACCGGCGCCGACGCACCCCCGCTGACGGACGCCACCCACGCCTGGCGCACCCAGGTCGACGAGACCGTCGTCAGCTGGGCGGCCTGCCTGCTGGCCGACGCCGACCTCGCCGCCCTGGCCGCCGCCTGCCTGGCCGCCACCCACCACGGCCCCGACGGCGTGGGCGACGCGCGCCGGCTGACCATCCCCAGCCCACGCGACCACCGCGCGGCCCCCCTGCTGCGCCACCCGGACTTCCTCGGCCCGATCGCGGACCTCCACCGCGAGACCCTCCTCGGCCTCCTCGGCGCCGCCCCGGCCGTCACCGCCCCCGAACCCCCGGGATGGCCTGGGAGTCCGCGGAGCGCGCGCTGATCACTACCGAGGCGGGTGTCGCGGAAGTGGGCCTGCGGCGGGGCGGGACCAGGTGGCGGCTGCCCCTGCCCGGCGTACACGGCGATGCGGCGGTGCTGGAGGACGGCTCGGTGTGGGTGCTGTGCGGGCCGGCGGTGGTGCAGTGGCGCGACGGCGTGCCGCGGGCGGTCGGCGGCGGATTCGAGGCGAACGCCAGCCTGCTGCTCGGCCCCGACTCCAGCGTGTGGGTCCTGTCCGGGTCCGGGGCGACACTCGGCACGGGGGCCGGCTCGACCATGGCGCTCACGCGGCTCGACGAGCAGGTGGGCAACCAGCAGCGCTTCGCCATCGACTTCGACGCGGCGGTCCGCTCAGCCGCCTGGCTCGCGAGCGGCGTTTCCTCCTCGCCGCCGGCGGACACAGCGCCGTCGTCGACCTCGCCGTCAGCACCAGCGCCGGAACGCTCGAGGACTGGATGCTGACTCCGGTGTCCTACCCGGGGCATTTCGCGCGCAGCGGCGGCGACACCGTCCTGGTGGCGGGGCGGGCCGGTTCGGGCGTCGGCGTGGAACTGCACGCTCTTGACATCGCCGGCCGCACCAGCGACCCGGTTGCCGAGGTACAGCTCGGCGACGTCCTCAGACTCGTCCAGGATCCGGCAGGCGGCCCCGCGTACCTGCTGGGGGTGCGGCCGACGAACGACATCGACGCAGTCCACCCTGTGCTGGTGAAGGTCACCGGTCACGCGGCCGCCGTCTCGTCGGCCGCCGCGGAACCCGAGCCGCGGTCCGACGACGTCTACGTCGAGGTGCGCCGCCTGGCCCGCGGGGTGAAGAAGGACTACGCCCTGGAGAAGTTCCCGCTGCCGGACGGCAAAGGCGTCATGGGCATCGTCCACGAGGCCGTGCACAAGGCGACCAAGACCGTCGTCGCCTTCAAGAAGCCGCGCTCGCTGCGCGAGAACCTGACCGCAAGGATGCCCCGCGAGATCGAGGTAGCGCAGAGACTCGGCACCAACCGTCACGTGATGCCAGTCCTCGACTTCAGCCCCCCCCGGGCTGAGTGGTTCGTCATGCCGATGGCCCAGAGCACCGCCGAACGACTCCAGCCCGAACTGCAGCACGATCCGACCGCGCTACGGGCCCTAGTCGACGCGGTCGCGTCCGCACTGGCCGACGCCCAGTTCGTGGACGGCCGCGAGCGAGCGGGCCAGCGACGGGATCACGACGTCGAGCGTGCCGGTCCCGGGGACGACGACGGTCTGCTCGTCGAGGGCGTCGAAGATCTCGTCGATCAGTCGCTGAGCCATGCGCGGGGCCTTGGGCCGGATGACTTCAACGAGCCTGCGACGACCCGCTTCTGCAGGGCGGCCGGAGATCCGTGGCGTTCCAGCAGCCAGGTCACGGCCGGGTGGTCCAGGCGCGGGCCGAGGACGCGTTCCAGGCTGGGGTGGAACTGGGTGAGCAGGCCGCGTATCCGGTTGGAGGTGCGGGTGGCTTCGGCCGCCAGGTCCTGGTCGAAGCCCACCAGCACGGTCAGCTCTGCGGTGATCTCGTCGGTCAGTTCCAGCGAGCGCAGGGTGTGCGGCATCGTCCTCGCGGCGTCGGCGATCACGGCCGCGTCGCGGGCGTCGGTCTTCGCCTCGCCCGGGTAGAGATCGGCGATCCGCCGCATCGAGAGTCCGGGCAGGTAGGCAACCTTGCAGCCGGCGTCCCGGGCGACCGTCAGAGGCAGGGCTCCGATCGAGGCGGGCTGGTCCACGATCACCAGCACGGTGGCGAACTTCGCGGCCAGCTTGTCGAAGACGGCCCGCAGTTTCGGCTCGCTGTTGGGCAGCTGCTTGTCGAAGACCTTCTTCGCGGCCGGGGTCAGCCCGTGCCCGTGATGAGCGCTCTCGCCGACGTCCAGACCAAGGAAGACGCCCACGTCGTCGATGTCGTCCAACCCATCCTCCCGAACGGGGTTCGTGCGGTGCTGGCCAGGGCGTCGGCGTCGTTTGCGCGCATCCACCTTATGCAGACCTGCCGCCCGCGAGCGGCCTGGCATTGCGTCAGGCCAGGCGGTGGTCGGACCTCTCATCAGCGTCTCCAACGGCGCCTCCCGAGCCCGGTGACACCACCCCCCAGGTCATCCGTTCGACAGGGGGGAACAGCCGTGCCGGGCCCGGAGGCCAGCGGCCCCGTTGCGGAACCGCGCAAAACATAACGGGGGATCGGGCGCGACGGCGGGGCCGCGCGCCGCCGGACGGACAAGCCGCCCGGCCGGGGCCGTAGGGGTGCTGCGGCACCAACTGGCCCTGTACTCACCTTGGATGAGTACGGATAGCCACGAGGGCAGGGGTGGTCTTGATGACGCGATGCGAGCGGAGATGGCATCAAGCCGTCAGCGGCGAGAACCGGAGCGGTTCTCGCCTTCGAAGGGTTCGGGCTGGGGCTGTGGCCACTGGTTCCGGTTGATGTGGTGGGCAAGGGCGGGCCGGTTGGCGACGCTCTGGTTTGCCAGGGAGCGCATCCCGGGACGCCTGCCGAGCTGTGTGGTCAGGGCCGTGCCTGAGGGCGGGCCGGCCTGGGTGAGGAGCCGGAGCGTGATGACGGCCTCGGTCAGGTGCAGCGCGCCCGCGAGCGCCCCGGGATCTTTCGTGGACTCCGTCGGAGACAGTGAGGCCGTGGCTCAGTACATTGCGGATGCGGGCCGTCACATAGGTCCACGGTCTCACCGTGCCGTTGAAGAGCCACTGGCACACCTCTTGGGCCCGAGCTCTTCGGCCAG
Coding sequences within:
- a CDS encoding muconolactone Delta-isomerase family protein codes for the protein MLFYVQMRWNIEGRMSFDEMWDYQVREQEEVGGKVNVVHMYKVAGQRRVIAVIDAESADELDRIFMATLPLREYLDIEIIWALREFSGFVEDCKRHFRE